GGTCTCCAAGTTATCGTAAGAGAACCCTGAATATACCGCTGAAGAAGGTAGTTAACGGTAAAGAGGTAGCGTTGAGAAAATACATCTAGAGATAACTTATCATGCACCGTCAAAGGAATATTGTTGGGATTTTTCGGTGAAGTACTATTGCTGGGTAACTACAATCAAAGAATTACTTTTGAAGTTAAAGATTTGAGTCGAAGAAACACCGCTGAAAAATCACCATTTGTGCACTATGAGTAATTACCATCAAATAATTACAATTCAAGTTAAAGATTATTGTAACATGTATGCATTGTTCATTGGACACTGTTTATGCGCATGTGAACGGTGTGCTGAGGGATGAGAGATCGAATAATTACAGTTGAGGATGAATCTCTACGTAGGACTTTCTAGTTTCACCTTTTGTTTCATActtaatactccctccatctataaatatgtgtccgaagtttgtttaaatctgaatgtacatacatccaaatttagataaatcttagACGTCTATTTAAAGATAGAGGTAGTATAATACAtggattgtttgcaaaaaataaGGTTGGATCAATCAAGATGGCGATGTCACTCTCTTTTCTTCCTCGGCTCTCCCACCTCTCCGCCCTTCTTTTAATCTCACACAGAAACACGTATCATTGAGTGAATTGTTGGACCGTGCTGACACGGCCAAACACAGGGACTATTtttataaatatgtgcatatactTACCTCTATGACTATACTTACATACATCCTAACCTTATGAACACTTTTGAAAGTCGACGGATCTTGGCACTGATGAAATCAACACAGACACCTTGCTATCGACAGAAACGTCGCCttgaagtaaaaaaaaaaaaaaatccacttTCATAAAAGACCAAGGTGTTAAAACTAGAATTAAAACTCTGATAGGCTGAGGAACGCCACGGCCATCCTAACCCTCCAAATAAAAGCTGGTTCTCTCACAAGGATATTTTTCACCAAGCAGTGAAGTGAACTGTTCCACCATATTTTCACGCATGTACAGGGGAGTTGCTCCATATATGTTGGAAATTTTGGCAAGAGATTATTTGGTTCTCGCAAAGTAGCTCAGCAAACTTAAATATGTCACATATGAGGTCGGAAGCAGCCCGTGAAATCGAGGTTTCTTCTCTCTTTGGAATGTTCAGAAATCAGAAGCACTCTTAACCGTTGTTCTCGTTCTGTTTTGCTGGGTAGTGTATTTTTGTTGCCAGTCTATTACTGTGTCACGTGATATACGAGCAGGCCAAAGGAAGTGCATCAAAGTCGTTGTAGTATAGTGGTAAGTATTCCCGCCTGTCACGCGGGTGACCCGGgttcgatccccggcaacggcgtaaTTTTTTTTGTCGTTACCGCTTGTCTAAACCAAATCGTACGAGCTAGCACCATTTCCCCTCACCTCTCTATAGCCCAGCAGCAGCGCGGCCCACTCCACCCCGTTTCACACCACCCGCGAATTCTTGCGACGCCGGCCCACCTCCCGCCGCTCCACAGTCCCATCGCCCGCAGATCCTCACGCGTTTCCTCCGCCCAATTCACACTCCCGCAGCGGCGGACACACACACCGAGAAGGCGAGAACAGCGACGAACAGAGCAGAGGAGACGCGAGACGAGCACGGCAGCACCAGCAGCAGCGCGTCCGTCCGTCCGTCCTGTCGCAGCGCCATTAACTCCTCCTTCCTCTTCCCCGGCAATTAATGCCGCCAACCACCCCTGCCCAAAACCTAGACCCACGACAAATACCCCAACAATCTTCCCCTTCTACCCTCCCCTCCCACCGTCCCCGCGCCATGCCATTCCGCCCCACCGTcctctccccgccgccgccgccgccgccgacgccgcaaTGTCCTTCGTCGACTCCCTCTCCAACCTCGGCCtcggcgccgccatcgccatCGCGCTCGCcttcctcgtcctcctcgccgcgctcctcctcgcctcccacttctgcctccgccgccgcaaccgcaaccaccaccccaaccccaaccaccaccaacaccccgcctcctccgcctccagcTCCGGCCACATCTCCATCACCGTCCCGCGCTTCCTCTTCGTCGCCGACGACGACTCCCCAGGCAGCTCCTCCCGCGCCGGCGCCGCCCCCGTCGGCCTCGACCCCGCCGTGATCGCCTCCTACCCCAAGGCGCCCTTCTCCCGCGCCGCCTCTAACGCCGACGCCTCCAACGAGACCGCctgccccatctgcctctgcgagTACCGCGACGGCGAGATGCAGCGGGCAATGCCCGACTGCCGCCACCGCTTCCACCTCATGTGCCTCGACGCCTGGCTGCGCCGCAGCGCCTCATGCCCCGTCTGCCGCTCCTCGCCCATCCCCACCCCCGTCTCCACCCCGCTCGCCACCCCGCTCTCAGAGCTCGTCCCGCTCTCGCAGTACGCCGCGGACCGGCGCCGGCACAGGTGACCACAGGAGATTCATTGCTCAGCATCATCCCGCCCTATTATATTTATTCGTCTCTAGCACCGAAGCATTGGATCACTGGAAAAATGCCTATCATATATTTAGTTGGTCAGGAGAGGTTTGACTAGTCTCATCGAGTGTTAGTACGTAGGATCGTCGAATTGTTCAGCTAGCACAAAGTTTTGCTCGGTATGGTAGCACTAGTTCCTGGAACCAAGGCAGAGAGTCAATGTACATACATTATTCCTTCCTTCTAATATAGCCTCTCAACTGATGTTACCTGTGGCCATAGAGTACATGTATCTCATCCATCAGTATCTGAACAACTGTATTCCAATTATATGATTGACAAATTGCATTCTCTATTACTATTTCCATGCTCGCTACCTTGCTTTGGTAACTAAAAACACCTGTTGTCACTCGAGAAACATACCGACTCGGCATCTTAACAGTGCTCTTGCTATTAATACAAGGCAAGCCTTGTTAAATACAGCTCCCGTTGTCGTTATTCGAGGTATTATTGGGAGACACAACTGATTCCTTGATGATGGATAATTCGGGGCATTGATTTCTTCGGTTGATGTTGTTGTCGGCATCCTTGATCAACTTATTCGCTTAAAATGCATACTTGGCTCTTTACTGTGCCATCTTCTCAGCAGCATGTGTTATTTACACTCTTAACGGAAGCAACTATTTGCTACATTAATTTGAGATAATTTTGATGTGCAGCTGTATATTATATGCTACTCCCTAACTTTCTATATCCATTGAATTTCTAGCAACTCTACATGTTTTCTGTTTGCATCATACCTATATAAACCCGTGATGGTGCTAGTTACCTTGTATTCTGAAATGTTACCCTGATTGGTTCAAGTGCTCTCAATTCTCCGGTCGTTAGATTTCTATCTTAACCGTGCTCATGTTTTGTGCTAGTGAACTTGCCTTCTCTGTTTATCGAGATATTGATTTCTATCTGGGAGTATCTGGTGGTTCATCAGTCTTTGAACCACTGAGCTCCAGTTATATGAATGGTAAACTGCATTCTGTATCATTTCTATGTTGGTGTTCACCTTGCTCTGGTAACAAAAAGCATCAAGGAAAACACCTGTTTAAAAAGACTTGATTTGGTAACTAAACACACCTGTTGTCACTTGAGAAACATACTGATTCGGCATTTGTAAGAAAGCTCTTACTATTAATAGAAGGTAAGCCTTGTTAAATACAGCTCCTGTTGTCGTTATTTGAGGTATTATTGGGGCTAATAGACAGGTCAGCTGATTCCTGGATGATTGACTCTTAATTCAGAGCATTGATTTCTTCACTCTAAATCAATTATTGTTGTTGTCGGCATCCTAAATCAACTTCAGTTATTCGCTTAAAATGCATAGTTTGCCTACTTTAAACTGCAAATTTTGAACGGGTTAGTACGTTATTTAAACTTTCAAGGGAATGAAATAGTGCTACATTAATTCGAGATGATTTTGATGTGCAGCTGTATATCTCTAAGTTTCCATCGACAGTATATCCATTCAATTTCTAGCGACTCTATATGTTTTCTGTTTGCTTGATACAGATACAAACTCGTGATGGTGTTCATCAGCTTGTATTCTGAAATGTTACCTTGATTGGTTCAAGTGCCCTCAACTCTCTGGTTGTTAGATTTCGATCTTAACCTGCCCATGTTTTGTGCTAGTGAACTTGCCTTCTCTTGTTACCAAGATATTGATTTGCACTTCTGCACTGCTGTTTTCTTTGAACTAAATTAAGTTTCAACTGTGAATAACCGATATCGTTACTTGACATCCATGTATATCTGTTTTTTGGTGTCTCATGGAAGTTGCATGTAGAAGGTATGGTTTGAATAAAAGACTGTGATCTGCTACATTTTGATTGCGAGTTACATATTTGAACAACTACCTATGGATAACCCAAAATACTGCAGTTCTTGGTAGACAGAACAGCTGGCTTTGGAGTATGTCCATTCAATTCCAAGCAAATGTACTTATTTTCGGTTTGCGCGTAACTTGTAATGTTGTTATTTAGCTTGGATTCTGAAATGTTACCTTATTGGTTCAGTTGGTCTCAGTTCTCACTGTCTGTGGATTCCTACCTTAGCCATTCTTACGTTTTTTTGTTAGTGAACTTGCCTTCTCTGTGTACCAAGATTTTTATCTGCACTGCTGTTTTCCTTAACTAAACCAAGTTTCAACCATGCATAATGATTGATAACTGTTTTTTAATGTATCACGGGAAGTTAATGTATAGAAGGGAAGTCATTTGTGTATTATTCGAATAGAAAGTTGTGGTCTGCCACAGTTTGATTGCATATTTGA
This Lolium perenne isolate Kyuss_39 chromosome 1, Kyuss_2.0, whole genome shotgun sequence DNA region includes the following protein-coding sequences:
- the LOC127326381 gene encoding RING-H2 finger protein ATL67-like; amino-acid sequence: MSFVDSLSNLGLGAAIAIALAFLVLLAALLLASHFCLRRRNRNHHPNPNHHQHPASSASSSGHISITVPRFLFVADDDSPGSSSRAGAAPVGLDPAVIASYPKAPFSRAASNADASNETACPICLCEYRDGEMQRAMPDCRHRFHLMCLDAWLRRSASCPVCRSSPIPTPVSTPLATPLSELVPLSQYAADRRRHR